A single window of Chloracidobacterium thermophilum B DNA harbors:
- a CDS encoding VWA domain-containing protein produces MPDDTLVTLRAQQVLVPFTVVDRLNRPVTTLTAADVKLFEDGVEQDIVALGRAPDLPTTVVVVLDCSGSMVGRLPLAKRATLTFLERILRLPQDRAALLACQQDLLLAQPLTGSLDALRQSLATLDERLPSPLGRVMPFDPRQATPPGTALYAALYAAIELIPEATDERRRVVVAISDGFDSEGLVRVGEVIEYAWQNQVSIYALGIGQPELTATDDQRTVNRADLERLCAATGGQAFFPRLDREFFTAFEQIDTDLRQRFVLAYTPANEAATFRTIRIEVPRHPDWKVRHRAGYYTNPSE; encoded by the coding sequence GTGCCGGATGACACCCTGGTGACACTGCGCGCCCAGCAGGTGCTTGTGCCGTTCACCGTGGTGGATCGACTCAATCGTCCGGTTACGACGCTTACGGCCGCCGATGTCAAGCTCTTTGAAGATGGCGTCGAGCAGGATATCGTCGCACTGGGACGGGCACCTGACCTGCCCACGACGGTTGTCGTGGTGCTTGATTGCAGCGGCAGCATGGTCGGCCGCCTGCCACTGGCCAAGCGGGCGACGCTGACGTTTCTCGAACGCATCCTGCGACTGCCCCAGGATCGTGCGGCCCTGCTCGCCTGTCAGCAGGACCTGCTGCTGGCACAACCGCTGACGGGCAGCCTGGACGCCCTGCGGCAGTCGCTGGCGACTCTGGATGAGCGGCTGCCGTCGCCACTGGGACGGGTGATGCCCTTCGATCCCAGGCAGGCCACACCACCGGGAACTGCGCTCTATGCGGCTCTGTATGCCGCCATTGAGCTGATCCCGGAAGCAACGGACGAGCGACGGCGGGTGGTGGTTGCCATCAGCGATGGCTTTGACAGCGAAGGTTTGGTTCGGGTCGGGGAAGTCATCGAATACGCCTGGCAGAATCAGGTGAGCATCTACGCCTTGGGCATCGGGCAACCGGAGTTGACCGCAACGGACGACCAGCGGACGGTCAATCGGGCGGACCTGGAACGCCTATGCGCGGCAACCGGTGGACAGGCCTTTTTCCCACGGCTGGACCGTGAGTTTTTTACGGCGTTCGAGCAGATTGACACCGATTTGCGGCAACGCTTCGTTCTGGCCTATACACCGGCAAATGAAGCAGCCACGTTCCGCACCATCCGCATTGAAGTGCCGCGCCATCCCGATTGGAAAGTGCGCCACCGCGCCGGTTACTACACCAACCCCAGTGAGTGA
- the glmS gene encoding glutamine--fructose-6-phosphate transaminase (isomerizing) gives MCGIVGYVGAKPVVSVLLDGLKRLEYRGYDSAGLAVVADGQLELRRASGKLYNLEAVIQRAPLTGSYGIGHTRWATHGRPTEENAHPHRDASGRVVVVHNGIIENYLSLKRALEREGHTFVTQTDTEVIAHLIGKYWQAGLGLADAVRQAIAELSGMFALAVISADEPDVIVAARFGPPVIVGLGQGENFVASDVTAILQHTREVVFLEDGQVAVVRPSEVTFTDFAGRPVTPPVQRVTWDPVLAEKGGFKHFMLKEIHEQPHAIRETLAGRVSLDEGRVYLDPTDIPDADWQAFTRLVIPACGTSWHAALVGKVLIEELARLPVEVDYASEFRYRNPLLDERTLVVVITQSGETADTLAALREAKQRGCHTFAICNVPGSMAAREAHGVLLTHAGPEISVASTKAFTSQIVALYLLALHLGQCRGTLSPTAVMKHVEQLLALPVKLEAALEQDAAIAELSREFFRASDFLYLGRGVNFPIALEGALKLKEISYIHAEGFPAGEMKHGPNALIDERLPVVMVMPREVGHAASELRYEKTLSNLQEVKARDGRVIAIVTEGDTEAAGLAEYVIPIPATSELLSAVLAVVPLQLLAYHIAVRRGCDVDQPRNLAKSVTVE, from the coding sequence ATGTGCGGTATTGTTGGTTATGTCGGTGCCAAGCCGGTCGTTTCGGTTCTGCTCGATGGTCTCAAGCGGTTGGAATACCGGGGTTATGACTCGGCCGGACTGGCCGTTGTAGCCGATGGGCAGCTTGAACTGCGGCGCGCATCGGGAAAACTCTACAACCTGGAAGCCGTCATTCAGCGGGCACCGCTCACCGGCAGTTACGGCATCGGACATACCCGCTGGGCCACCCACGGACGCCCCACCGAGGAAAATGCCCACCCGCACCGCGACGCCAGTGGGCGGGTGGTGGTCGTCCACAACGGCATCATCGAAAACTACCTTTCCCTGAAGCGGGCACTGGAACGGGAAGGCCATACCTTCGTGACGCAGACGGACACGGAGGTGATTGCCCACCTCATCGGTAAGTATTGGCAGGCGGGTCTGGGGCTGGCGGATGCCGTCCGGCAGGCCATTGCCGAACTTTCGGGGATGTTCGCCCTGGCCGTGATTTCGGCTGATGAGCCGGATGTGATTGTGGCGGCGCGTTTTGGCCCGCCGGTGATTGTCGGGCTGGGGCAGGGGGAAAACTTCGTGGCTTCCGATGTCACAGCCATTCTCCAGCACACCCGCGAGGTGGTGTTTCTCGAAGACGGGCAGGTGGCCGTGGTGCGCCCCAGCGAAGTCACCTTCACGGACTTTGCCGGGCGGCCGGTGACGCCGCCCGTGCAGCGCGTGACCTGGGACCCTGTCCTGGCGGAGAAGGGCGGCTTCAAACACTTCATGCTCAAGGAAATCCACGAGCAGCCACATGCCATCCGGGAAACCCTGGCCGGGCGGGTCAGTCTGGATGAAGGACGGGTGTATCTCGATCCGACGGACATTCCCGACGCCGACTGGCAGGCATTCACCCGGCTCGTGATTCCAGCCTGTGGGACGAGCTGGCACGCGGCACTGGTTGGGAAAGTCCTCATCGAAGAACTGGCCCGCCTGCCGGTCGAGGTGGACTACGCCAGTGAGTTCCGCTACCGCAATCCGCTGCTCGATGAGCGGACGCTGGTCGTTGTCATCACGCAGTCCGGCGAAACCGCCGACACGCTGGCAGCGCTGCGCGAAGCCAAGCAGCGTGGTTGCCACACCTTCGCCATCTGCAACGTGCCCGGCTCGATGGCCGCGCGCGAAGCCCACGGCGTCCTGCTGACCCATGCCGGGCCGGAAATTTCGGTGGCTTCCACCAAGGCGTTTACTTCCCAGATCGTGGCGCTCTACCTGCTGGCACTGCATCTGGGGCAGTGCCGGGGGACATTATCGCCGACGGCCGTGATGAAGCACGTCGAACAACTGCTGGCCCTGCCGGTCAAACTGGAAGCTGCGCTGGAGCAGGACGCGGCCATTGCCGAACTGTCCAGAGAGTTTTTCCGGGCGTCAGATTTTCTCTACCTCGGCCGCGGCGTGAACTTTCCCATTGCGCTGGAAGGCGCACTCAAGCTCAAGGAAATCAGCTACATTCACGCCGAGGGCTTTCCAGCCGGGGAAATGAAGCACGGACCGAACGCGCTCATTGACGAGCGCCTGCCGGTTGTCATGGTGATGCCCCGGGAAGTTGGCCACGCGGCTTCCGAGCTGCGGTACGAAAAGACGCTGTCGAATCTGCAGGAAGTCAAAGCCCGCGATGGGCGTGTCATCGCCATTGTCACGGAAGGCGATACCGAGGCTGCCGGGCTGGCTGAGTATGTCATTCCCATTCCGGCCACAAGTGAACTGCTCTCCGCCGTGCTGGCCGTGGTGCCGTTGCAGTTGCTGGCCTACCACATTGCCGTACGGCGCGGCTGCGACGTGGATCAGCCGCGCAATCTCGCCAAGAGCGTGACGGTGGAATAG
- a CDS encoding TonB-dependent receptor: protein MNQADTKPFLACLLFLAWLLGEACATTLAKTPVPESATLTGYVRNVNGTPVAQARLTLLTARQTVAATTVSAADGRYLFDDVTPGTYELVAATSDGLGVRLAVSLAAGITTVRDLTVLPTPVAETVTVTADVGLVQDKDELGQTVTVIPAGRLQERATQGLAQAFAEEAGLSVQQTSATLGGVFVRGLVASRVSVFVDGVRYTTGAQRGGISTFFNLLEPGSLRGVEVLHGPHGAQYGSDSLGGSVQLLTATAPLTTGGFVFQGESTFFGISATSGFGHATRLSFGTPRFGGVVNLAGRRINTLRAGGGVDSRAAVTRFFDLPSNRFYGARQPDTAFTEYAGSLKAVATPRAGHQFVVHYQRGQQDGGQRSDQLLGGDGNLLAKLGNLMLDFGYLRYDGQRVGGLDSVTVTGSFNIQREERINQGGQGNPQALINAQYERTRAVGLALSGAKTLPGRHTVLGGADVYRDVMRARAFDAHPVTGIATAARPRVPNGAYFNNYGFFVQDVWEAVPSRLRLAASLRYGVASYRARARDNALVGGRAVVEDDSVRTAAWTFRFSGAWQLGRGWVLAGNVARGFRPPNMTDLGSLGLQGNGVYEIAAPAVAGRQAFIGTTADASAVSTGLPVRQVIPESSLSYEGSLRYRNGRMDADLTGFVTNINDLLTTQTLILPPGAVGTRLGTEIITAQLPTGAVFVAPATSPVRVRANFTGARIYGVESSLGVRLTASWSLSGNFTWLHAEDRATGRPPDVEGGTPPPQGLLRLRYQPPGRAWWVEGVVAAAHRQTRLSSLNLDDRRIGAARTRTQIQNFFRRGATVRGFVEAGPDGRLGTADDRLRLTGETLAQVQARVLGAVASAPLFPRLPGWATLNLRGGYRFGERHHLLVALDNLLDQNYRTISSGIDAPGRNLTVRYTIRL from the coding sequence GTGAACCAAGCCGACACCAAGCCTTTTTTGGCCTGCCTGCTGTTTCTCGCCTGGCTGTTGGGGGAGGCTTGCGCAACAACGCTCGCCAAAACGCCAGTCCCGGAATCGGCGACGCTGACCGGTTACGTGCGTAACGTGAACGGTACACCCGTTGCCCAAGCGCGGCTGACGCTTCTGACAGCGCGCCAGACGGTCGCGGCCACCACGGTCAGCGCCGCTGATGGGCGGTACCTGTTCGATGATGTCACGCCCGGAACCTATGAACTCGTTGCGGCCACCTCCGATGGGCTTGGCGTGCGGCTGGCGGTTTCACTCGCGGCTGGCATCACCACGGTGCGCGATCTCACCGTACTGCCCACGCCGGTCGCCGAGACCGTCACAGTGACGGCCGACGTTGGCCTTGTCCAGGACAAGGATGAACTGGGGCAGACCGTCACGGTGATTCCGGCTGGACGCCTGCAGGAACGCGCCACCCAGGGACTGGCCCAGGCTTTTGCCGAGGAAGCCGGGCTATCCGTACAGCAGACCAGCGCCACGCTGGGCGGCGTCTTCGTGCGCGGACTCGTGGCCAGCCGGGTGTCGGTGTTCGTGGATGGCGTCCGCTACACGACAGGCGCGCAGCGGGGCGGCATCAGTACGTTTTTCAACCTGCTCGAACCAGGCAGCTTGCGCGGCGTGGAGGTGCTGCACGGGCCGCACGGCGCGCAGTACGGCAGCGACAGCCTGGGGGGAAGCGTCCAGTTGCTCACGGCCACCGCGCCTCTGACCACAGGCGGTTTTGTGTTTCAGGGAGAAAGCACCTTCTTTGGCATCAGTGCCACGTCCGGCTTCGGCCACGCCACCCGTCTGTCCTTCGGCACCCCACGCTTCGGTGGCGTGGTCAACCTGGCCGGACGGCGCATCAATACCCTGCGCGCCGGCGGCGGTGTGGACTCCCGTGCGGCCGTGACCCGGTTTTTTGACCTGCCTTCAAACCGCTTCTACGGCGCCCGCCAACCGGATACCGCCTTCACCGAATATGCCGGCAGCCTCAAGGCCGTGGCGACACCCCGCGCCGGACACCAGTTCGTCGTCCATTACCAGCGTGGACAGCAGGACGGCGGCCAACGCTCCGATCAGTTGCTGGGCGGTGACGGCAACCTGCTGGCGAAACTGGGCAACCTGATGCTGGACTTTGGCTACCTGCGCTATGACGGCCAGCGGGTGGGCGGTCTGGACAGTGTGACCGTCACCGGCAGTTTCAACATCCAGCGGGAAGAACGGATCAATCAGGGCGGGCAGGGCAATCCCCAGGCGCTCATCAACGCCCAGTATGAACGCACCCGGGCCGTTGGCCTGGCGTTGTCTGGTGCGAAGACGCTTCCCGGACGGCACACGGTGCTGGGCGGCGCGGATGTGTACCGCGATGTCATGCGGGCGCGCGCCTTCGATGCCCATCCCGTGACCGGCATCGCCACGGCGGCCCGCCCGCGCGTGCCCAACGGCGCATATTTCAACAACTACGGCTTCTTTGTGCAGGATGTGTGGGAAGCTGTGCCGAGCCGGCTGCGCCTGGCGGCCAGCCTGCGCTATGGCGTGGCTTCCTACCGCGCCCGCGCCCGCGACAATGCGCTCGTCGGAGGGCGTGCCGTGGTCGAGGACGACAGCGTACGCACGGCAGCCTGGACGTTCCGTTTCAGCGGGGCCTGGCAACTGGGGCGCGGCTGGGTGCTGGCCGGCAATGTGGCCCGTGGCTTTCGTCCGCCCAACATGACCGACCTGGGATCGCTGGGTCTGCAGGGCAATGGTGTCTATGAAATCGCTGCGCCAGCCGTTGCCGGACGGCAGGCCTTCATCGGCACAACTGCCGACGCTTCCGCCGTGTCAACCGGGCTGCCGGTCAGACAGGTCATCCCGGAAAGCAGTCTGAGCTACGAAGGCAGCCTGCGCTACCGCAATGGACGGATGGATGCCGATCTGACCGGCTTTGTGACGAATATCAATGACCTGCTCACGACACAGACCCTGATCCTGCCGCCGGGGGCAGTGGGGACGCGCCTGGGGACGGAAATCATCACGGCGCAACTGCCGACGGGGGCGGTGTTCGTCGCGCCGGCAACGAGTCCCGTGCGCGTCCGGGCCAACTTCACCGGTGCGCGTATTTACGGCGTTGAGAGTTCGCTGGGCGTCAGGCTGACGGCGAGCTGGTCGCTGAGTGGCAACTTCACCTGGCTGCACGCGGAAGACCGCGCCACCGGGCGGCCGCCTGATGTGGAAGGCGGAACCCCGCCGCCACAGGGGTTGCTGCGGCTGCGCTATCAGCCGCCCGGTCGCGCCTGGTGGGTGGAAGGTGTCGTGGCGGCCGCCCACCGGCAAACGCGCCTGTCGTCGCTCAATCTCGATGACCGCCGGATTGGTGCGGCCCGGACGCGCACCCAGATTCAAAACTTTTTCCGCCGGGGCGCAACAGTGCGGGGGTTTGTCGAAGCCGGCCCCGATGGGCGGCTGGGCACGGCTGATGACCGGCTGCGGCTGACCGGCGAAACTCTGGCGCAAGTTCAAGCCCGTGTGTTGGGGGCGGTTGCCAGCGCGCCGCTGTTTCCACGCCTGCCCGGATGGGCCACACTCAACCTGCGCGGAGGATACCGCTTTGGCGAGCGGCATCACCTGCTGGTGGCCCTGGACAACCTGCTCGATCAGAACTACCGCACGATTTCGTCCGGGATAGATGCACCGGGACGCAACCTGACGGTGCGTTATACTATCCGTTTGTGA
- a CDS encoding SDR family oxidoreductase translates to MAPTYAIFGATSGIARAVIAELARRGITLVLAGRNLPEVERIAADTHLRYGVPTHSLAFDACDLSSHGAVWTAAVACTGRLDGILVAFGTLTDQKQAEQDVAAAEAMIASNYVGVVSLVTHAANYFEKERRGVIGVISSVAGDRGRQSNYVYGSAKAGVTAFCQGLRQRLFKSGVRVVTIKPGIVDTPMTYGMKLPPLVARPERVARDIVRALYRADGDIYTPFFWRFIMLVIRMIPEPIFKRLSL, encoded by the coding sequence ATGGCCCCTACCTACGCCATCTTTGGCGCCACTTCGGGCATTGCGCGGGCGGTCATTGCCGAGCTGGCCCGGCGCGGCATCACCTTGGTGCTCGCCGGACGCAACCTGCCCGAAGTCGAACGCATTGCCGCCGATACTCACCTGCGCTACGGCGTTCCAACCCACAGCCTGGCGTTTGACGCCTGTGACCTGTCCAGCCACGGCGCGGTCTGGACGGCAGCCGTGGCATGTACCGGCCGCCTGGATGGCATCCTCGTGGCTTTCGGAACGCTGACCGACCAGAAACAGGCCGAGCAGGATGTTGCCGCTGCCGAAGCCATGATTGCCTCGAACTACGTCGGCGTGGTGTCGCTGGTGACGCACGCCGCCAACTACTTTGAAAAGGAACGCCGGGGCGTCATCGGCGTGATTTCCTCTGTAGCTGGCGATCGCGGACGCCAGAGCAACTACGTCTATGGCTCAGCCAAGGCAGGCGTCACGGCCTTCTGCCAGGGGCTGCGGCAGCGACTTTTCAAAAGCGGCGTACGGGTCGTCACCATCAAGCCAGGAATTGTGGACACGCCGATGACCTACGGGATGAAGCTCCCCCCTCTGGTTGCCAGGCCGGAGCGCGTCGCGCGGGACATTGTGCGCGCCCTGTACCGCGCCGACGGCGACATCTACACCCCGTTTTTCTGGCGCTTCATCATGCTGGTCATTCGGATGATTCCCGAACCCATCTTCAAACGGCTCTCACTATGA
- a CDS encoding ElyC/SanA/YdcF family protein: MFALEKFLVPLLFPLSLVLIGLGVGLGLLWFSRWQRAGKAVVTVSAAVLVVASHGWTANALLAPLEQGQVMFAPRGEIPPKAQSIRWIVVLGGGVGGDEHLPPTECLSDASLRRLIEGIRLHRLLPAARLVTSGGAVFTPRPAGEVMRDAACALGVSPERIAVQPVGRNTVEEVAAVAGLVGQDPFLLVTSAAHMPRALEACRKQGLHALPAPTDFQAAGSDGVWTPGDIYPSGAGLHQSERAMYEYLGRLRQRLR, translated from the coding sequence GTGTTCGCTCTCGAAAAGTTTCTGGTGCCGCTGTTGTTTCCGCTGTCCCTCGTGCTGATTGGGCTGGGAGTGGGACTGGGGCTGCTGTGGTTTTCCCGCTGGCAACGGGCAGGCAAAGCCGTGGTGACGGTGTCCGCCGCGGTTCTCGTGGTGGCCAGTCACGGTTGGACAGCCAATGCCCTGCTGGCACCCCTGGAGCAGGGGCAGGTTATGTTTGCCCCACGGGGTGAAATCCCGCCGAAGGCCCAAAGCATCCGCTGGATTGTCGTTTTGGGGGGCGGCGTGGGCGGTGATGAACACCTGCCGCCCACGGAATGTCTTTCGGACGCCTCCCTGCGACGGCTCATCGAAGGCATCCGGCTGCACCGCCTGTTGCCGGCGGCCCGGTTGGTGACATCCGGCGGAGCCGTGTTCACGCCGCGCCCGGCCGGCGAAGTGATGCGGGACGCCGCCTGCGCCCTTGGTGTTTCCCCCGAACGGATTGCCGTCCAGCCCGTGGGGCGCAATACCGTCGAGGAAGTGGCCGCCGTGGCCGGACTCGTCGGACAGGACCCGTTTCTGCTCGTCACTTCGGCCGCGCACATGCCGCGCGCGCTGGAAGCCTGCCGGAAGCAGGGATTGCACGCGCTGCCGGCGCCGACCGACTTTCAGGCCGCAGGATCAGATGGCGTATGGACGCCGGGCGACATCTATCCGAGCGGCGCCGGACTGCATCAGTCCGAGCGGGCTATGTACGAATATCTCGGACGCCTGCGCCAGCGTCTGCGCTGA
- a CDS encoding NAD(P)/FAD-dependent oxidoreductase, with amino-acid sequence MNKQAEVVIIGGGVIGCSIAYFLTRHGCRDVLILERENFQGKHSTGRSAGGVRQQFATPVNICMSRFSIDFFTHFEELTGQDPEYRRYGYLFIATEPAHVDYLQQNLRVQQAEGIPVEFLTREDIAKLVPQLYVEDVLGGTYCPTDGFVDPYSIMQGFNRKAREQGARIELETEVLDFTVEHGRITGVVTNRGHIATPVVVNAAGAWSHLVGRKLGVDIPIRPTKRQIVTTERFDELPRELPMLVDLSTGCYMRKEGDGVMLGWADPNEPESFDTTFNPDFIDAIIERALPRVPCLANASINLRRCWGGLYDISPDHHAIVGPVPQVEGFYVCTGFSGHGIMHSPAMGTAIAEMILFGESRTLDVKPLSIERFSTGELLHETAVI; translated from the coding sequence ATGAACAAACAAGCTGAAGTCGTCATTATCGGCGGCGGCGTGATTGGATGCAGCATTGCCTATTTTCTGACCCGGCACGGGTGCCGCGACGTGCTCATTCTCGAACGCGAGAACTTTCAGGGCAAACACTCCACCGGACGGAGCGCTGGCGGCGTTCGCCAGCAGTTTGCCACCCCGGTCAACATCTGCATGTCGCGCTTTTCCATTGATTTTTTCACGCACTTCGAGGAGCTCACCGGACAGGACCCCGAATACCGGCGCTATGGCTACCTGTTCATTGCCACCGAGCCGGCCCATGTGGACTACCTGCAACAGAATCTGCGCGTCCAGCAGGCGGAAGGTATCCCCGTGGAGTTTCTGACCCGCGAAGACATTGCCAAACTTGTTCCTCAGCTTTACGTCGAAGACGTACTGGGCGGCACTTATTGCCCAACGGATGGCTTCGTTGACCCCTACAGCATCATGCAGGGCTTCAACCGCAAGGCCCGCGAACAGGGGGCGCGCATCGAACTGGAGACCGAAGTGCTGGATTTCACCGTGGAGCACGGACGCATCACGGGTGTGGTCACGAACCGGGGGCACATTGCAACGCCGGTAGTTGTCAACGCCGCCGGGGCCTGGTCGCATCTGGTCGGACGCAAGCTCGGCGTGGACATCCCCATCCGTCCCACCAAGCGGCAAATCGTGACGACCGAACGCTTTGATGAACTGCCCCGCGAGTTGCCCATGCTCGTGGATTTGAGCACCGGCTGCTACATGCGCAAGGAAGGCGACGGCGTCATGCTGGGCTGGGCCGATCCCAACGAGCCGGAAAGTTTCGATACGACCTTCAACCCGGACTTCATTGACGCCATCATCGAGCGGGCGCTTCCGCGCGTGCCCTGCCTGGCAAACGCCTCGATCAACCTGCGCCGCTGCTGGGGCGGACTCTACGACATCTCGCCCGATCACCACGCCATCGTCGGCCCGGTGCCGCAGGTCGAAGGCTTCTATGTCTGCACCGGCTTCAGTGGGCACGGCATCATGCACTCGCCGGCCATGGGAACGGCCATTGCCGAAATGATTTTGTTTGGCGAATCCCGTACCCTCGACGTGAAACCGCTCTCCATCGAACGCTTTTCCACCGGCGAACTGCTGCACGAAACGGCCGTCATCTGA
- a CDS encoding VanZ family protein translates to MTDVRHRWWWLLLPISWMAAIFVFSSDWLAWRNTAPVAYGWLRWWRPYLDEQQLESLHLLLRKLGHVTEYALLAVLWYVALRRAHRWQAWQAGLGAAVISIPYAALDEWRQTFTAERSGSLADVLLDSLGVGLAIGSIGLFHVIRISADAGAGVRDIRT, encoded by the coding sequence ATGACCGATGTCCGGCATCGCTGGTGGTGGCTGCTGCTCCCCATCAGTTGGATGGCGGCGATTTTTGTGTTTTCAAGCGACTGGCTTGCCTGGCGCAACACCGCGCCGGTGGCCTACGGCTGGCTGCGGTGGTGGCGGCCCTACCTGGATGAGCAGCAACTTGAAAGCCTGCACCTCCTCCTGCGCAAGCTGGGGCACGTCACCGAGTATGCGCTGCTGGCCGTGCTCTGGTACGTGGCCCTGCGCCGGGCCCACCGGTGGCAGGCGTGGCAGGCCGGACTGGGCGCAGCGGTGATTTCCATCCCCTATGCCGCGCTGGACGAATGGCGGCAGACGTTCACGGCGGAACGCAGCGGAAGCCTTGCCGATGTGCTGCTGGACAGCCTTGGTGTCGGACTGGCCATCGGCAGCATTGGCCTGTTCCATGTGATACGAATCAGCGCAGACGCTGGCGCAGGCGTCCGAGATATTCGTACATAG
- the rlmN gene encoding 23S rRNA (adenine(2503)-C(2))-methyltransferase RlmN → MSSASVAMAGHDLLGFTCQQMCAFMVERGLPAYRGRQLFQALHRRLVETPEAALELPRALRTGLAAESDLRPLSLMEVFEAADGTRRYLFTVRDGHAIETVWIPDGGRITLCLSSQAGCPMRCAFCATATLGLQRNLTAGEIVAQVLYVLRDAVHRWQQPRPAGVNLVLMGMGEPLLNYDHVLHALRVLADPEGLHIVPRRVTLSTVGIVPRIIALGREPDRPRLAVSLTAATDELRARLMPVNLTYPLEALREACLMFPRQPGERITFEYVLLDGVNDADEQARALLRWLAPLRAREAAKVNLIPHNPVPGLPFQPSPPERVLRFQALLRAKGLPTYLRRPRGRDIFAACGMLAATSRPSA, encoded by the coding sequence ATGTCATCCGCATCCGTCGCCATGGCGGGCCACGACCTGTTGGGCTTCACCTGCCAGCAGATGTGCGCCTTCATGGTGGAGCGTGGGCTGCCGGCGTATCGCGGGCGGCAACTTTTCCAGGCGCTCCACCGGCGGCTCGTCGAAACGCCCGAAGCGGCGCTGGAGCTGCCCCGCGCCCTACGCACCGGGCTGGCGGCTGAGTCCGACCTGCGGCCGCTGTCGCTGATGGAAGTCTTCGAGGCTGCGGATGGGACACGCCGCTACCTGTTCACCGTACGCGACGGGCATGCCATTGAAACCGTCTGGATTCCCGATGGCGGACGGATCACGTTGTGCCTTTCTTCGCAGGCAGGCTGTCCCATGCGCTGTGCCTTTTGCGCCACGGCGACCCTGGGATTGCAGCGGAATCTGACGGCGGGCGAAATCGTCGCGCAGGTCTTGTACGTGTTGCGGGATGCTGTCCATCGCTGGCAACAACCGCGTCCGGCTGGCGTCAATCTGGTGTTGATGGGGATGGGGGAGCCGTTGCTCAACTACGACCACGTGCTCCACGCGCTCCGTGTCCTGGCCGACCCGGAAGGACTGCACATTGTTCCCCGGCGGGTGACGCTGTCAACCGTTGGGATTGTCCCCCGGATCATCGCCTTGGGACGCGAGCCGGACCGTCCGCGCCTGGCGGTTTCGCTGACGGCGGCCACCGATGAGTTGCGGGCGCGGTTGATGCCGGTCAACCTGACCTACCCGCTGGAAGCCTTGCGTGAGGCGTGCCTGATGTTTCCCCGGCAGCCGGGCGAGCGAATCACCTTTGAGTATGTGCTGCTGGATGGCGTCAATGACGCGGATGAGCAGGCACGGGCACTGCTGCGCTGGCTGGCGCCACTGCGGGCGCGGGAGGCGGCCAAGGTCAACCTCATCCCGCACAACCCCGTGCCAGGACTTCCTTTTCAACCGTCGCCGCCGGAGCGTGTGCTGCGCTTTCAGGCACTGCTGCGGGCGAAGGGGTTGCCGACCTATCTTCGTCGTCCGCGCGGGCGTGACATTTTCGCCGCCTGCGGGATGCTTGCAGCCACGTCGCGGCCGTCGGCATAA
- a CDS encoding LON peptidase substrate-binding domain-containing protein has translation MNQPLPILEGTKRIPIFPLPVALFPGMMLPLHIFEERYKAMVRDCLAGEKIFGVTFVRGREGFPPPVGRVGCAAFILAMVPLEEGRMNILTTGLARYHALEYFQDEPYLEGLVTFFDDQPVREDLTEIVEAVRATFKRTVKAIRAMSREDDSFPDELPEDPRALSFLVASLLQMSEDQKMALMELTDTKERLERLRRMLIPAAERYELRAAINELAKTNGHSPRGVFGNPEP, from the coding sequence ATGAACCAACCCTTGCCCATCCTTGAAGGTACGAAGCGGATTCCCATCTTTCCGCTCCCGGTCGCCTTGTTTCCAGGGATGATGCTGCCGCTGCATATCTTTGAGGAGCGGTACAAGGCCATGGTGCGTGATTGCCTGGCCGGGGAAAAAATCTTCGGTGTGACTTTTGTCAGGGGACGGGAAGGTTTCCCGCCGCCTGTGGGGCGCGTCGGGTGTGCGGCCTTCATCCTGGCGATGGTGCCCTTGGAAGAGGGGCGGATGAATATCCTCACAACCGGACTGGCACGCTACCATGCCCTCGAATACTTTCAGGATGAGCCTTATCTGGAAGGTCTCGTCACCTTTTTCGATGATCAGCCGGTGCGGGAAGACCTCACCGAAATTGTTGAAGCCGTGCGTGCGACCTTCAAGCGAACGGTCAAGGCCATTCGCGCGATGAGTCGCGAGGACGACAGCTTCCCGGATGAGCTGCCGGAAGACCCACGGGCGTTGTCGTTTCTCGTGGCGTCGCTGTTGCAGATGAGCGAAGACCAGAAGATGGCGCTGATGGAGTTGACTGACACGAAGGAACGCCTTGAACGTCTGCGGCGGATGCTGATACCGGCGGCGGAAAGGTACGAGTTGCGGGCTGCCATCAATGAACTGGCCAAAACCAACGGACACAGCCCACGGGGCGTATTCGGCAACCCGGAGCCGTAG